The genomic region GCCAGGCATTATTATCTACGGGCTGTACCCTTCCGAAGAGGTGAATAAATCCCGGGTGGATTTGCGCCCGGCTATGGCTTTAAAGACCCGGGTAGCCCATTTGAAAACGGTCAAACCGGGCACCAAGATCAGCTATGGCTGTACCTACACCGTTCCCCGGGAGACAGTGATTGGCTCCCTACCTCTTGGTTATGCTGACGGGTATCCTCGTTTATTGTCCTCCCGGGGCCAGGTGATAATTCGGGGTCAACGGGCTCCCATTGTGGGTAGGGTATGTATGGACCAGTCCATGGTGGATGTGGGGCATATTCCCGGCGTCAAGGTGGGAGACGAGGTATTAATTTTCGGACGTGATGGTGCTGATTACCTGCCGGTGGAGGAAGTGGCTGCCTGGCTTGGTACCATTAATTATGAAATGGTTTGCCTGGTGGGGGCCAGGGTGCCACGCATATACAAAGAGTAGTTCGTATATAGAATATTGACAAATCCGAGCATCCTGATAATATAAGTTACCTGAGTGACCTTGTTTCCAGGGAGAGTGACTATGCAGAGACGGTTAGTGATAGCCAGCGGAGACCCGCGGGAACTTGCACAATTGCGACAGATGTTAACCAGAAGCGGTTACCGGGTGGTGGCAGAGGCCCAAAACGGTATGGAGGCCCTCCAGGCTATTAGAGCTACTTTACCGGAAGTTGTTGTGTTGGACGACCGGTTGCCGGTTTTGGACGGTATGCAAGTGGCTAAAATTATCACGGAGGAAAACCTGGCGCCGGCGGTTTTGATGGTCTCCGTGGGCAACAAGGGCCTGGTGGAGCGGGCCAGGGATGTTACTGCCGCCTTTTTAATGCGTCCCTTTCTGGAAGACCAGGTTTATGCCGCTGTGGAAGTGGCTGCGTCTTCTTATAAAAGATTTAACCAATTACAGCAGCAACTTAATGAGTTACAAGAAAAGCTTAAAGCCAGAAAAACCATCGAGAAAGCCAAGGGTATCTTAATGAAGCGAAGGGGTCTGTCAGAGGAGCAGGCCTACAAAGCTATGCAACAAACGGCCATGAAAAAACGCACCACCATGCAGGCTGTAGCCAAGGCGATAATTACAGCCTACGAAATGGGGGTGTGATTCTTTCACTTCGGCTATTTGCCGGAGTGATTTTTTAAAAAATTCCGGGAACCGCGCAACCAAAATGCTTTTCCACCGTCTTAACAGGTAAAAGTTTCCTTAGGGGAGGGTGGAATTTCTTGCGTAAGAAAATCTGTGGTTCCCTGGTAACGGGCTGCCTGGTTACCGGTTTAATTCTAAGCCCCGCTGCTTATGCCGATGTGCAGAAAACAATACTGCCCAAACCGCCGGTGGCCATCAACGGCGATGTGACCAAGGCGAAAATTCCGCTGGACAAGGCCGTCCAAATGGCCAAAGATGTCTTTAATATCGGCAATGATTACGATCGCTTTGAAAGTGGCTTTAATACCTTTGACGGCAGAACGGAATGGCAATTGAATTGGAACCGCACCAAGGAGCCCGGTGGTAGTATTAGTGTACGCATTAATGCCATGACCGGTGATATCGTGGGTATGGACCGGTGGGAGTCGCCACCCCCGGGGCAACAGTATACCGGGTTACCTAAATATTCATATGATGAGGGAGCCAAGCTGGCCCGGGAATGGGCTCAGAAACTATTGCCCGCATATTTAACCCAGACCAGACCAGGACCTCAACCGGATCAGCCCTTTTACGGTTTTGGCCAACGGGGTCCGGCGGAATACTACTACGTTTTCCAGCGGGTGGTTAACAACGTGGTCTACCCGGAAAATAATATTATCGTCCGTATTAATGGTGATACCGGTCAACTCCTAAGTATCAACCTTAACTGGCGGGAAAACGTCACGTTCCCCTCCACCGCGGGTATGATATCAATGGACCAGGCCCGACAAGTCTTTAAAGAAAACGTGGAACAGGTTTATTTCAGACCTTCAATTTACGGAGCTAAAGATGTGCCCATAAAATTGGTCTACTGGGTGAAGAAGGGGCCGGACTTGTTTATTGATGCCCTAACTGGTCAGGTTATCGATAATGGTTATGGTTATGAAATGGGCAAAGGCGGCGGCGCGGAAGCCGCCGGGGGGAGGAAACAAAAACAAGACCTAACTCCGGTGGAACAGTCAGAAGTGGATAAACTAAAAAACTTAATGAGTGCCGAAAAGGCTCTGGAACAGGCCCAAAGAATCATAGCCATTCCCCCCGGTTTTAAACAAACCGAAAGCACCTTAACCCAGGACTACCAGTTTCCGGATACCAAACTTTGGCGTTTTCACTGGAGTGCCCAGGATAATACAAAAGAACTAAACGTGGAGATAAATGCTACCAGCGGTGAGTTAGTTTCTTATAATAATTGGGATGAAATGAGGTATAAACAACCCTCCGATCAAGAGCCCAAGTTTACCATGGAACAGGCCCGGCAAATAGCTGAACAGTTTATTAAAAAGCAGCAGACCCAGCGGTTTAAAGAAGTAAAATTGGGTGATAGCCGGGTTGGCGACATTATTCCCTTAAAGGGAAAAATGGTGCCCCGCAGCTATAATTTTACCTTTGTCAGGTTAGTTAACAACATTCCTTTCCCTAATAACGGCTTTAATGTCCAGGTTGACCCTTACACTGGGGAGGTTACTAGTTACCGGATGACCTGGTGGAAGCTGAATTTCCCATCCCCTGCCGGGGTAATTGACCGGGATAAAGCGGCAAGTCTTTTGCTCGCTGATGGCGGTCTTGATTTAAGTTATGTAAATATTTACCAGAAGGGGCCAAGGGAACCCCGGATGCATCTGGTGTACCGCTTAAAGGATCAGACTTCTTTTATGCTGGATGCCAGGACAGGCCAGCGTTTAAACTATAACGGTGAGCCCATTCCCCCCAAATCAAATAACGATATTTCGGATATTGCCGGTCACCCGGCGGAGAATGATATCCGGTTGTTAATGAAAGCCAACATTATTAAGAGTAAAGACGGTAAGTTTTATCCCGACAAAAATATTACTAAACGGGAGGCCCTGGAATTACTGGTGGCCAGCCGGGGTTGGTACATGGATTCATCTACCATGGACGATAATAAAATTGTTAATGCCGCCATTAATCTGGGTATTATTGATTCCCAAGCGGCCCGGGGACTGGACGATGAACTTACCCGCCTGCAATTTGCTAAATTATTGATTAACACCCTGGACTATGATGGTGTGGCCAAACTCAAGGACCTTTATCAATTAAAAATAAAGGATGCCAATCAGATACCCGATGAACTTAAAGGATATGTCGCCTTGAGTTTGGGACTGGGCTTGCAGACTGGCAATCAGGGATGGTTTCTGCCCAATGAAAAGATACCCCGGGGCTACGCCGCCGCTTCCATAGTACGTTTGCTTAAGGTGCAAAAGTAGTATTTAGAAGGAACACTAGGACTCACTTCCGGGCCCAAAACGGTCGCTCTCCACGCGCCTTCCTGGCGCGATTTGGCTAACGCGCACTTCCTGTGCGCGTTTCCGGTTTTTGTCCTCCGTTCGTCAAGTGTTTTTTATTAAGGCAGCCTTTTTGAGTTAACCCCTTTGCTTTTGGAAGGAGAGGATTTTCCTCTCAAGTATGGGTAATTAAGCTATGCCTCCGGGAATAAGAATGAGTAAAACAGGCCTAAGGGGGATATGCTGACCGTGGTGTCAATTATTATTCCTTGTAAAAATGAAGGTAAGCTCATTGAACAAACCATTAGATCAATTATAGAAACACCCACCGAGGTGGCTTACGATATTACGGTAGTTAATGATGGTTCAACCGATGGCTGTTGTGCTTTTCTCCAGGGGAAAAGGAACCCCTTTCCCGGGGTTAGGCTAATTAATACCACCGGCATTGGTTCCGCCAACGCCAGGAATTTAGGTGTACAGCAGGCTGACGGAGATGTTCTGGTATTCTGTGATGCCCATATTACAGTGGAGCCGGGCTGGTTAGAGGCCCTCACCGAAGGGGTAGTTGAGCGAGGAGCGGGGGCGGTGTCCCCGGGTGTTGCTGCCATGACTAAACCGTCGGCCATTGGCTATGGTATGACCTGGAATAAAGATATGGAGGCCAGGTGGCTGCCCAGCCCCGGCGATATCACCGAAGTACCCATAGCGCCAGGTGGCTGCGTTGCTGTAAGACGGGAAGTATTTAATGATGTAGGAGGTTTTGAACGGGGCTTCCGGGTATATGGTTATGAGGATGCGGAATTTTCCCTCAGATTATGGCTGTTTGGCTACCGGGTGGAAGTGGATCCCTCGGTGGTAATTTACCATTATTTTAGGACCAGCCATCCTTATCCCATCACCATGCAACAATATGCCTACAACGCCCTTAGAATGGCCGTCAGTCATTTTAATTCCCGACGGATTGGCCGGGTTATTGATATTTTTGCTGATTTAGACAATATTGGCCGGTTGGTGTCCGAGGTTATTTTTGAAAGTGATGCGCTGGAACAGCGCCGGCGTTATTTTAGCCGTCGCAGGTATGACGATGACTGGTTTATGGATAAATTTACTATACCCCTATAGGTTAAGCAGCAAACTATGTTGACAACCGCTGAACAGGTGGTATAAGATAACTTTATACCAAATAAAGGAAGATAATTTGTAATTTAGCAACCGGCGGCAGAGGTTTGACGGACCGGTTTTAAAGTATTTTCATGATAAAGGAAAGGGGATAGTTTAATGTGAAGTTTTTTGCCATTAGTGACCTGCACCTTTCCTTTACCAGCGAGGTAGTCCCCGGGCAGTGGGAAAAGGTTGAACTGTATAAACCCATGGATGTTTTTAATCCCGAGTGGCATATGCACTATCGCAAGATATATGAAAACTGGCATGCCCTGGTGGGTCCGGACGACATTGTATTATTGCCCGGGGATATCTCCTGGGCCACCAGGCTGGAAGAAGCCTGCCATGATGTTAATTTTTTAGCCCTGTTACCTGGTACGGTCTATACGGTGCCGGGCAACCATGATTACTGGTGGCAGGGCATTTCCAAGGTTCGCCGGTTGGTGCCGGAAAATGTGCGACCCATTCAAAATGACCATGCCATGGTGGGGGATATAGCCATTTGTGGTACCAGGGGTTGGGTATGTCCCAATGGTTATCAGTTCACCGAGCAAGATGAAAAGATTTACAAAAGGGAATTAATCCGCTTAGAAAATTCCCTCCGCAGTATCAAAGGCAATCCCAGCGAAATTATTGTGATGATGCACTTTATGCCCACCAATGAAAGCCATGAACGTTCCGGATTTATTGATATTTTGTGTGAGTTTGGCGTTAAAACCGTGGTTTATGGCCACCTGCACGACCGTGCCAGAAATTATCGCCTGCCGGATGAAGCTTGGGGCATTCGCTTTCACCTGGTCAGCGCAGACTTTGTTAATTTCTCCCCTGTTTTAATAGCTGAAAAATAAGCCGGATAAATAAAAAATTAAGCATTTTATATTGCAATTATTTCCAACAATAGATATATTTTTGTCATTATATAAGTGGTACATAATCGTCTGATAAAGGGAGGGAGAGCCTTTGAAATTAAAGTTAACTACCCGTATTGTGCTGGGTTACTGTATGGTATTGGCCATGGCAGGCCTTTTGGCCGGTGTTATGATTTACAAAATTAATCAAATTACGGTTCAGATTGACGGGCTACAACAACACAATGTGCGTACTATGCAAGGTATTAACATAGCCATGTTGGTACAGGAGCAGTCCGCCCTGCTCAATGATTACTTTTTAACCGGTGCGCCGGCAGAAAGGGAGGCCTTAGAGAAAGGGTTTAAAGAGTCCATTCAACATGAGGAGGACTTAATTAAGATTACCCGCCAGCAGGTTAACCGGGAACGAATTACTAAAGTAAGGGATTTAAACCGGCAACTGGCCAACCAG from Desulfotomaculum nigrificans DSM 574 harbors:
- a CDS encoding ANTAR domain-containing response regulator, which codes for MQRRLVIASGDPRELAQLRQMLTRSGYRVVAEAQNGMEALQAIRATLPEVVVLDDRLPVLDGMQVAKIITEENLAPAVLMVSVGNKGLVERARDVTAAFLMRPFLEDQVYAAVEVAASSYKRFNQLQQQLNELQEKLKARKTIEKAKGILMKRRGLSEEQAYKAMQQTAMKKRTTMQAVAKAIITAYEMGV
- a CDS encoding YcdB/YcdC domain-containing protein, translating into MRKKICGSLVTGCLVTGLILSPAAYADVQKTILPKPPVAINGDVTKAKIPLDKAVQMAKDVFNIGNDYDRFESGFNTFDGRTEWQLNWNRTKEPGGSISVRINAMTGDIVGMDRWESPPPGQQYTGLPKYSYDEGAKLAREWAQKLLPAYLTQTRPGPQPDQPFYGFGQRGPAEYYYVFQRVVNNVVYPENNIIVRINGDTGQLLSINLNWRENVTFPSTAGMISMDQARQVFKENVEQVYFRPSIYGAKDVPIKLVYWVKKGPDLFIDALTGQVIDNGYGYEMGKGGGAEAAGGRKQKQDLTPVEQSEVDKLKNLMSAEKALEQAQRIIAIPPGFKQTESTLTQDYQFPDTKLWRFHWSAQDNTKELNVEINATSGELVSYNNWDEMRYKQPSDQEPKFTMEQARQIAEQFIKKQQTQRFKEVKLGDSRVGDIIPLKGKMVPRSYNFTFVRLVNNIPFPNNGFNVQVDPYTGEVTSYRMTWWKLNFPSPAGVIDRDKAASLLLADGGLDLSYVNIYQKGPREPRMHLVYRLKDQTSFMLDARTGQRLNYNGEPIPPKSNNDISDIAGHPAENDIRLLMKANIIKSKDGKFYPDKNITKREALELLVASRGWYMDSSTMDDNKIVNAAINLGIIDSQAARGLDDELTRLQFAKLLINTLDYDGVAKLKDLYQLKIKDANQIPDELKGYVALSLGLGLQTGNQGWFLPNEKIPRGYAAASIVRLLKVQK
- a CDS encoding glycosyltransferase family 2 protein, which gives rise to MLTVVSIIIPCKNEGKLIEQTIRSIIETPTEVAYDITVVNDGSTDGCCAFLQGKRNPFPGVRLINTTGIGSANARNLGVQQADGDVLVFCDAHITVEPGWLEALTEGVVERGAGAVSPGVAAMTKPSAIGYGMTWNKDMEARWLPSPGDITEVPIAPGGCVAVRREVFNDVGGFERGFRVYGYEDAEFSLRLWLFGYRVEVDPSVVIYHYFRTSHPYPITMQQYAYNALRMAVSHFNSRRIGRVIDIFADLDNIGRLVSEVIFESDALEQRRRYFSRRRYDDDWFMDKFTIPL
- a CDS encoding metallophosphoesterase, which gives rise to MKFFAISDLHLSFTSEVVPGQWEKVELYKPMDVFNPEWHMHYRKIYENWHALVGPDDIVLLPGDISWATRLEEACHDVNFLALLPGTVYTVPGNHDYWWQGISKVRRLVPENVRPIQNDHAMVGDIAICGTRGWVCPNGYQFTEQDEKIYKRELIRLENSLRSIKGNPSEIIVMMHFMPTNESHERSGFIDILCEFGVKTVVYGHLHDRARNYRLPDEAWGIRFHLVSADFVNFSPVLIAEK